In a single window of the Frondihabitans peucedani genome:
- the ctaD gene encoding cytochrome c oxidase subunit I, protein MSSATATRPATGGQSSSQDFTTTRVGRKGNTVVRWITSTDHKVLGYMYLITSFLYFLIGGVMALVIRAQLAAPGLSVVETKEQYNQLFTMHGTIMLLLFATPLFSGFANAIMPLQIGAPDVAFPRLNGFAFWLYFFGAIVVVAGFLTPAGAASFGWFAYAPLSDTTFTPGLGGNLWVFGLALTGFSTILGGVNFITTIITMRAPGMTMFRMPIFTWNTLITSILVIMAFPVLAAALFGLGFDRVFDANVFNPANGGAILWQHLFWFFGHPEVYIIALPFFGIVSEVFPVFSRKPIFGYKTLVYATISIAALSVTVWAHHMYVTGSVLLPFFSLMTMLIAVPTGVKIFNWVGTMWRGSITFETPMLWAIGFLITFTFGGLTGVILASPPLDFHVSDSYFVVAHFHYVVFGTVVFAMFSGFYFWWPKWTGKMLNERLGKIHFWLLFVGFHTTFLIQHWLGVMGMPRRYATYQPEDGFTWMNQLSTTGAMLLGVSMLPFIYNVYITARLAPKVQVNDPWGYGRSLEWATSCPPPRHNFTSIPRIRSESPAFDLNHPEAGLPVGIGPLKDAPDAPTYDAAQEKVK, encoded by the coding sequence ATGAGCTCAGCCACCGCAACACGTCCTGCCACAGGCGGGCAGTCCTCCAGCCAGGACTTCACCACGACCCGGGTCGGCCGCAAGGGCAACACCGTCGTCCGCTGGATCACGTCGACCGACCACAAGGTCCTCGGGTACATGTACCTGATCACCTCGTTCCTCTACTTCCTCATCGGCGGCGTCATGGCGCTGGTCATCCGCGCTCAGCTCGCTGCGCCCGGGCTGTCCGTCGTCGAGACGAAGGAGCAGTACAACCAGCTCTTCACCATGCACGGCACGATCATGCTGCTGCTGTTCGCGACGCCCCTCTTCTCGGGCTTCGCGAACGCGATCATGCCCCTGCAGATCGGTGCCCCCGACGTCGCCTTCCCGCGACTCAACGGCTTCGCGTTCTGGCTCTACTTCTTCGGCGCGATCGTCGTCGTCGCCGGCTTCCTGACCCCGGCCGGTGCGGCCTCTTTCGGATGGTTCGCCTACGCGCCTCTGTCCGACACGACATTCACACCGGGTCTCGGCGGAAACCTCTGGGTCTTCGGCCTGGCGCTGACCGGCTTCTCGACGATCCTCGGTGGCGTCAACTTCATCACCACGATCATCACGATGCGCGCCCCCGGCATGACGATGTTCCGCATGCCGATCTTCACCTGGAACACGCTCATCACCTCGATCCTCGTGATCATGGCGTTCCCGGTCCTGGCTGCAGCACTCTTCGGCCTCGGCTTCGACCGCGTGTTCGACGCGAACGTCTTCAACCCCGCCAACGGCGGCGCGATCCTGTGGCAGCACCTGTTCTGGTTCTTCGGGCACCCCGAGGTCTACATCATCGCTTTGCCGTTCTTCGGCATCGTGTCGGAGGTCTTCCCGGTCTTCAGCCGGAAGCCGATCTTCGGCTATAAGACCCTCGTCTACGCGACCATCTCCATCGCCGCACTGTCCGTCACCGTATGGGCGCACCACATGTACGTCACCGGCTCGGTCCTCCTGCCCTTCTTCTCGCTGATGACGATGCTCATCGCCGTCCCGACGGGCGTGAAGATCTTCAACTGGGTGGGCACCATGTGGCGCGGCTCGATCACGTTCGAGACCCCGATGCTCTGGGCGATCGGCTTCCTGATCACGTTCACGTTCGGTGGTCTGACCGGTGTCATCCTGGCTTCGCCGCCGCTCGACTTCCACGTGTCCGACTCATACTTCGTCGTCGCCCACTTCCACTACGTGGTGTTCGGCACCGTCGTGTTCGCGATGTTCTCCGGCTTCTACTTCTGGTGGCCCAAGTGGACCGGCAAGATGCTCAACGAGCGTCTCGGCAAGATCCACTTCTGGCTCCTGTTCGTCGGCTTCCACACCACGTTCCTCATCCAGCACTGGCTGGGCGTCATGGGCATGCCGCGTCGGTACGCGACCTACCAGCCCGAAGACGGCTTCACGTGGATGAACCAGCTGTCGACCACCGGCGCCATGCTCCTCGGCGTCTCGATGCTGCCCTTCATCTACAACGTCTACATCACCGCCAGGCTCGCGCCCAAGGTTCAGGTGAACGACCCTTGGGGCTACGGCCGCTCGCTCGAGTGGGCGACCTCCTGCCCGCCGCCTCGCCACAACTTCACGTCGATCCCGCGCATCCGTTCGGAGTCTCCCGCGTTCGACCTGAACCACCCCGAGGCCGGCCTGCCCGTCGGTATCGGCCCGTTGAAGGACGCACCGGATGCGCCCACCTACGACGCCGCGCAAGAGAAAGTGAAGTAG
- a CDS encoding cytochrome c oxidase subunit 4 → MRAQSNIFWILAVFFFLADAAYTVWSLLSQEFKAVEWTGTLGIGLAGILSIFLAYYMNRSHFAQTGELPEDRLDAEIDDGDPEIGFFNPFSWWPIVLAAGCTMVFLALAVGMWLIFFGAAITAVALVGWVYENYRGVYRH, encoded by the coding sequence ATGAGAGCGCAATCGAACATCTTCTGGATCCTGGCCGTCTTCTTCTTCCTGGCCGACGCGGCGTACACCGTGTGGAGCCTGCTGTCGCAGGAGTTCAAGGCGGTCGAGTGGACGGGCACGCTGGGTATCGGTCTTGCCGGCATCCTGTCGATCTTCCTGGCCTACTACATGAACCGGTCGCACTTCGCGCAGACCGGCGAGCTCCCCGAAGACCGCCTCGACGCCGAGATCGACGACGGCGACCCCGAGATCGGGTTCTTCAACCCGTTCAGCTGGTGGCCCATCGTCCTCGCGGCCGGTTGCACCATGGTGTTCCTGGCTCTCGCCGTGGGCATGTGGCTGATCTTCTTCGGTGCTGCAATCACTGCGGTCGCCCTCGTCGGCTGGGTCTACGAGAACTACCGCGGGGTCTACCGCCACTAG
- a CDS encoding cytochrome b — protein MSTLTEPHVTSYAEQGNAPLRPAKGSKFMGAAANYIDERTSISGLVKEVGRKIFPDHWSFMLGEVALYSFVVILLSGTFLTFFFQPSMAEVTYQGSYVPLKGIDMSAAMQSALNISFDIRGGLLFRQIHHWAALLFIAAIGLHMLRIYFTGAFRKPRELNWFIGFVLFILALAEGFTGYSLPDDLLSGNGLRIIDGMVKGIPVIGVWISYLLFGGEFPGTAVVSRLYSLHIMLLPALLIAMLGAHLLLLVINKHTQFAGPGKTNDNVVGVPVMPVFAAKAGGFFFIVFGVIVLIASLFTINPIWNYGPYDPSPVSAGTQPDWYIGFADGALRLVPPHWEVVWGGYTVSFNILIPIAVLMGLLATVAFYPFIEGWVTGDKREHHILDRPRNAPTRTAIGAALMTLYAALWGAASSDLMATHFKLSIDQVIHVMQFFAVVGPFIAFWITKRVCLGLQKKDREIALHGHESGRIVRLPGGEFIEVHTPLTEYERWTLVSFNEYEPLMVRPNERGVVTPIERLRASVSGFFFEDRISPVTKAEIDAAHHDSHAAIDGGPGGKH, from the coding sequence ATGAGCACACTCACCGAACCCCACGTGACGTCCTACGCCGAACAGGGCAATGCGCCCCTCCGCCCTGCAAAGGGCAGCAAGTTCATGGGCGCCGCCGCAAACTACATCGACGAGCGCACCAGCATCTCCGGCCTGGTCAAAGAGGTGGGTCGCAAGATCTTCCCCGACCACTGGTCGTTCATGCTCGGTGAGGTCGCCCTCTACAGCTTCGTCGTGATCCTGCTCTCGGGCACCTTCCTGACGTTCTTCTTCCAGCCGTCCATGGCCGAGGTCACCTACCAGGGGTCGTACGTGCCCCTCAAGGGCATCGACATGTCGGCCGCCATGCAGTCGGCGCTGAACATCTCGTTCGACATCCGCGGCGGTCTGCTCTTCCGGCAGATCCACCACTGGGCGGCGCTGCTGTTCATCGCGGCCATCGGCCTGCACATGCTGCGCATCTACTTCACCGGTGCGTTCCGCAAGCCGCGCGAGCTGAACTGGTTCATCGGCTTCGTCCTCTTCATCCTGGCTCTGGCCGAGGGCTTCACCGGCTACTCGCTGCCTGACGACCTGCTCTCCGGAAACGGCCTGCGGATCATCGACGGCATGGTGAAGGGCATCCCGGTCATCGGCGTCTGGATCTCGTACCTCCTCTTCGGCGGAGAGTTCCCCGGCACCGCGGTCGTCAGCCGCCTGTACTCGCTGCACATCATGCTGCTCCCGGCCCTGCTGATCGCCATGCTCGGCGCGCACCTCCTGCTGCTCGTCATCAACAAGCACACGCAGTTCGCGGGCCCCGGCAAGACGAACGACAACGTGGTGGGCGTGCCGGTCATGCCGGTCTTCGCAGCCAAGGCCGGTGGCTTCTTCTTCATCGTCTTCGGTGTCATCGTCCTGATCGCGTCGCTCTTCACGATCAACCCGATCTGGAACTACGGCCCCTACGACCCCTCCCCGGTGTCGGCGGGTACGCAGCCTGACTGGTACATCGGCTTCGCGGACGGCGCTCTGCGTCTCGTGCCCCCGCACTGGGAAGTCGTCTGGGGCGGCTACACCGTCTCGTTCAACATCCTGATCCCGATCGCCGTCCTCATGGGCCTGCTCGCCACGGTGGCGTTCTACCCCTTCATCGAGGGCTGGGTCACCGGCGACAAGCGCGAGCACCACATCCTCGACCGTCCGCGCAACGCGCCGACCCGCACCGCCATCGGCGCGGCTCTCATGACGCTCTACGCGGCCCTCTGGGGTGCTGCCTCGTCCGACCTCATGGCGACTCACTTCAAGCTGTCGATCGACCAGGTCATCCACGTCATGCAGTTCTTCGCCGTGGTCGGCCCGTTCATCGCCTTCTGGATCACCAAGCGCGTCTGCCTCGGCCTCCAGAAGAAAGACCGCGAGATCGCTCTCCACGGGCACGAGTCGGGTCGTATCGTCCGCCTCCCCGGCGGCGAGTTCATCGAGGTCCACACCCCGCTCACCGAGTACGAGCGCTGGACCCTGGTCAGCTTCAACGAGTACGAGCCGCTCATGGTCCGTCCGAACGAGCGTGGCGTCGTCACGCCGATCGAGCGCCTGCGTGCCTCCGTCTCCGGCTTCTTCTTCGAGGACCGCATTTCGCCGGTCACGAAGGCGGAGATCGACGCTGCTCACCACGACTCGCACGCTGCGATCGACGGTGGCCCCGGCGGCAAGCACTAG
- a CDS encoding ubiquinol-cytochrome c reductase iron-sulfur subunit: MADHDDEAPATGSAVAKSEPQKISAGTAVIPAEPFENPGEPPHRLRVTDKDPVEEKKAARQVSTLFFASVIFSCLAVAAYIVFPIRPGDTGSIRLNNLFLGLGIALGLLAIGVGAVHWSKTLMPVQEITEMRHLTRGTDATRAKAAEVFELGNKESGFGRRSLIRNSLFGALAAFILPGIVIFRDLGPKTDPNVTLRHTLWKKGMHLTLDPSGTRIKASDVTLGSAFHVIPEALLDSDDLLEEKAKAAVLLMRLKPEDLHEPAGREDWQYNGIVAYSKICTHVGCPVALYEQQTHHLLCPCHQSTFDVTENCKVIFGPASRPLPQLPIMVDDEGYLVAQSDFHEPVGPSFWERDR, from the coding sequence ATGGCAGATCACGACGACGAGGCCCCGGCAACGGGCTCGGCTGTCGCGAAGAGCGAGCCGCAGAAGATCTCCGCCGGCACGGCGGTCATCCCGGCGGAGCCCTTCGAGAACCCGGGCGAGCCGCCGCACCGGCTCCGCGTCACCGACAAAGACCCCGTCGAGGAGAAGAAGGCGGCCCGTCAGGTCTCCACGCTGTTCTTCGCGTCGGTCATCTTCAGCTGCCTCGCTGTCGCCGCCTACATCGTGTTCCCGATCAGGCCGGGCGACACCGGCTCCATCCGGCTGAACAACCTCTTCCTCGGTCTCGGCATCGCCCTCGGACTCCTTGCCATCGGCGTGGGCGCCGTCCACTGGTCGAAGACGCTCATGCCCGTGCAGGAGATCACCGAGATGCGTCACCTGACGCGCGGGACCGACGCCACGCGCGCCAAGGCCGCCGAGGTGTTCGAGCTGGGCAACAAGGAGTCCGGCTTCGGGCGCCGCAGCCTCATCCGCAACAGCCTCTTCGGAGCTCTCGCGGCCTTCATCCTGCCGGGCATCGTGATCTTCCGTGACCTCGGTCCGAAGACGGATCCCAATGTCACGCTCCGGCACACCCTGTGGAAAAAGGGCATGCACCTCACCCTCGATCCCTCCGGCACCCGCATCAAGGCGTCGGACGTCACCCTCGGTTCGGCCTTCCACGTCATCCCGGAAGCCCTGCTCGACTCTGACGACCTGCTCGAAGAGAAAGCCAAAGCTGCCGTCCTCCTCATGAGGCTCAAGCCTGAAGACCTGCACGAACCCGCAGGCCGCGAAGACTGGCAGTACAACGGAATCGTTGCCTATTCCAAGATCTGCACGCACGTCGGCTGCCCCGTGGCACTGTACGAGCAGCAGACACACCACCTGCTCTGCCCCTGCCACCAGTCGACGTTCGACGTCACCGAGAACTGCAAGGTCATCTTCGGGCCGGCCTCACGGCCGCTCCCGCAGCTGCCCATCATGGTCGACGACGAGGGCTACCTGGTTGCACAGAGCGATTTCCACGAGCCGGTTGGCCCGAGTTTCTGGGAGCGAGACCGATGA
- a CDS encoding c-type cytochrome translates to MNLRKAASTSKTTGATSSKKRAGRRSPLATVSLILVGLLTTGGAYALFTSTATADTNTGSGASQSQVNEGKKLFAANCATCHGLSAAGTASGPSLIGVGSAAVDFQVGTGRMPLAADGPQALEKPAQFTNAQTQAMAAYIASLGTGPSEPSSKYLGADGNAAKGAELFRINCAMCHNVAGAGGALTEGKFAPNLKGTSSKHIYEAMLTGPQNMPVFNDLNITPQDKADIITYLKYLEKNPSPGGFQLGDLGPVSEGLFIWIFGLGAIVAITVWLTARSN, encoded by the coding sequence ATGAACCTCAGAAAAGCAGCCTCCACGTCCAAGACGACCGGCGCCACTTCCTCCAAGAAGCGCGCCGGTCGCCGCTCCCCGCTCGCGACCGTCTCGCTGATCCTGGTCGGCCTCCTGACCACCGGCGGGGCGTACGCCCTGTTCACGTCGACGGCCACCGCCGACACGAACACCGGCAGCGGTGCGTCCCAGTCGCAGGTCAACGAGGGCAAGAAGCTCTTCGCGGCGAACTGCGCGACCTGCCACGGGCTCTCCGCAGCGGGCACCGCGTCCGGCCCGAGCCTGATCGGCGTCGGCTCGGCCGCCGTCGACTTCCAGGTCGGCACCGGTCGCATGCCGCTGGCCGCCGACGGCCCGCAGGCGCTCGAGAAGCCCGCACAGTTCACCAACGCGCAGACGCAGGCCATGGCCGCCTACATCGCCTCCCTCGGCACCGGCCCCTCCGAGCCGAGCTCGAAGTACCTCGGTGCCGACGGCAACGCCGCGAAGGGCGCCGAGCTCTTCCGCATCAACTGCGCCATGTGCCACAACGTCGCCGGTGCCGGCGGCGCGCTGACCGAGGGCAAGTTCGCCCCCAACCTCAAGGGCACGTCCTCCAAGCACATCTACGAGGCCATGCTCACCGGCCCGCAGAACATGCCCGTGTTCAACGACCTGAACATCACGCCGCAAGACAAAGCGGACATCATCACGTACCTGAAGTACCTCGAGAAGAACCCGTCCCCGGGCGGGTTCCAGCTGGGCGACCTCGGTCCGGTGTCGGAAGGCCTCTTCATCTGGATCTTCGGTCTCGGCGCAATCGTCGCGATCACGGTCTGGCTGACGGCCCGCTCCAACTAG
- a CDS encoding heme-copper oxidase subunit III has protein sequence MALVTSTPLARTTGAPVVNRPSTAAVGTIVWLGSEVMFFAGLFAIYFTLRSTSPELWASQTTKLDVPFAAFNTITLVLSSVTCQFGVFAAERLQGKRTGRLFQVSKWGLVEWFFLTYAMGATFVALQTYEYTNLISEHVTLQSSAYGSAFYLTTGFHAAHVTGGLICFLFIIGRAYAVKNFGHREATSAIVISYYWHFVDVVWIGLFLVIYILK, from the coding sequence ATGGCTCTTGTGACAAGTACCCCTCTCGCAAGAACCACTGGTGCACCGGTCGTCAACCGGCCGAGCACCGCTGCCGTCGGCACCATCGTCTGGCTCGGAAGCGAGGTGATGTTCTTCGCCGGCCTGTTCGCGATCTACTTCACGCTCCGCAGCACGTCGCCCGAGCTGTGGGCGTCGCAGACGACGAAGCTCGACGTGCCCTTCGCGGCGTTCAACACGATCACCCTGGTGCTCTCGAGCGTCACCTGCCAGTTCGGCGTCTTCGCCGCCGAGCGCCTGCAGGGCAAGCGCACCGGCCGGCTGTTCCAGGTCAGCAAGTGGGGCCTCGTCGAGTGGTTCTTCCTCACGTACGCCATGGGCGCCACGTTCGTCGCGCTGCAGACGTACGAGTACACCAACCTGATCTCCGAGCACGTGACGCTGCAGTCCAGTGCCTACGGCTCCGCCTTCTACCTCACGACCGGCTTCCACGCCGCGCACGTGACCGGCGGTCTCATCTGCTTCCTGTTCATCATCGGTCGCGCCTACGCGGTCAAGAACTTCGGACACCGCGAGGCCACCAGCGCCATCGTGATCTCGTACTACTGGCACTTCGTCGACGTGGTGTGGATCGGCCTGTTCCTGGTCATCTACATCCTCAAATAG